From Oreochromis niloticus isolate F11D_XX linkage group LG14, O_niloticus_UMD_NMBU, whole genome shotgun sequence, one genomic window encodes:
- the LOC100691146 gene encoding olfactory receptor 4S2-like codes for MTNLSQVSYFIFSAYFDTGPFKYLYFTIVMSLYVFIFGSNLLLIVVICVNRSLHEPMYMFLCSLFVNELYGSTGLFPFLLLQILSDVHTVSAPLCFLQIFCLYTYANIEFYNLAIMSYDRYLAICYPLQQGSSISYHTHMTLNKVAKLIVLTWLFPILNIVVMISLNASLQLCGHTVDTLYCNNYSVMKLACFDTTVNNIYGLVYTFTVLIGLAFLNLFTYVKILKVCFSGSKQTRQKAISTCTPHLASLLNFSFGCFFEIVQSRFNMSRAPMILRVFLSIYFLTCQPVFNPVLYGLKLTKIQLICKSLLFGKI; via the exons ATGACAAACCTTTCACAGgtttcatatttcatttttagtGCCTACTTTGACACTGGGCCATTCAAATACTTATATTTCACTATTGTCATGTCTCTGTATGTGTTTATATTTGGATCTAACCTCCTGCTGATTGTGGTTATCTGTGTGAACAGAAGCTTACATGAACCTATGTACATGTTTCTGTGCAGCCTGTTTGTGAATGAGCTGTATGGTAGTACAGGGCTGTTTCCGTTCCTCCTGCTTCAGATCCTCTCTGATGTTCACActgtttctgctcctctgtgCTTCCTGCAGATCTTCTGTCTCTACACTTATGCAAATATAGAGTTTTATAACTTAGCCATCATGTCCTATGACAGGTATCTTGCTATCTGCTATCCTCTACAGCAGGGGTCctcaatctca TATCACACACATATGACGTTAAACAAGGTTGCCAAGCTGATCGTTCTCACATGGTTGTTCCCTATTCTGAATATAGTTGTGATGATATCACTGAATGCCTCACTGCAGCTGTGTGGACACACTGTTGACACACTGTACTGCAACAATTACTCTGTCATGAAACTGGCCTGCTTTGACACAACAGTTAATAACATCTATGGACTCGTGTACACATTCACTGTACTAATTGGTCTTGCATTCCTAAACTTGTTCACATATGTTAAGATTCTTAAAGTCTGTTTTTCTGGATCCAAACAGACCCGACAGAAAGCCATCAGCACCTGCACGCCTCACCTCGCTTCTCTGCTCAACTTTTCATTTGGTTGCTTCTTTGAAATAGTGCAGAGCAGGTTTAACATGAGCAGAGCTCCCATGATCTTACGCGTTTTCCTATCGATATATTTTCTCACTTGCCAACCAGTTTTCAACCCCGTCCTGTACGGACTCAAACTAACCAAAATCCAGCTCATATGTAAAAGTCTTTTATTTGGTAAGATATGA